One part of the Ornithorhynchus anatinus isolate Pmale09 chromosome 21, mOrnAna1.pri.v4, whole genome shotgun sequence genome encodes these proteins:
- the MPC1 gene encoding mitochondrial pyruvate carrier 1 isoform X1 produces the protein MAGALVRKAADYVRSKDFRDYLMSTHFWGPVANWGLPVAAINDMKKSPEIISGRMTFALCCYSLTFMRFAYKVQPRNWLLFACHATNEVAQLIQGGRLIKYRMSKKAAA, from the exons ATGGCGGGCGCCCTGGTGCGGAAGGCCGCCGACTATGTCCGCAGCAAGGATTTCCGGGACTACTTGATGAG TACG CACTTTTGGGGGCCAGTAGCCAACTGGGGTCTCCCAGTCGCAGCTATCAATGACATGAAGAAGTCTCCAGAGATCATCAGTGGTCGAATGACATTTG CTCTCTGCTGTTACTCCTTAACCTTCATGAGATTCGCCTACAAAGTGCAGCCTCGAAACTGGCTTTTGTTCGCCTGTCACGCGACGAATGAAGTTGCCCAGCTCATTCAGGGAGGCCGGTTAATCAAATACCG GATGAGTAAAAAGGCTGCTGCATAG
- the MPC1 gene encoding mitochondrial pyruvate carrier 1 isoform X2, whose protein sequence is MKKSPEIISGRMTFALCCYSLTFMRFAYKVQPRNWLLFACHATNEVAQLIQGGRLIKYRMSKKAAA, encoded by the exons ATGAAGAAGTCTCCAGAGATCATCAGTGGTCGAATGACATTTG CTCTCTGCTGTTACTCCTTAACCTTCATGAGATTCGCCTACAAAGTGCAGCCTCGAAACTGGCTTTTGTTCGCCTGTCACGCGACGAATGAAGTTGCCCAGCTCATTCAGGGAGGCCGGTTAATCAAATACCG GATGAGTAAAAAGGCTGCTGCATAG